AAATTCGAGTTTTCCATAGTGCTCATTTCTGGTAGGGTAGTTATTTATTACATTAACTATCTTGGGTGAGCATAGCAAGTCATGGAGATCGTTTTCACAATAAATCCCTATTCTGGTTATGGAGCGCTAAAGGGGAAGAAAAAGGTATTAGAAGAGCTCAAATCGGTATGTTCGGCCAGAGGGATCTCTCATAGGTTTTTAGTAGACGAACAGCTAAATTTTTTTTCAAAAGATACTGTCTTGGTTATTTGTGGGGGTGATGGAGCTATTTTTAGGACGATAAATTACATCTTAAAACTTGGTTCCCCGCCTCCTTTTGCAATCATTCCAATGGGGACTGGAAATGATATTGCACGTGCTACAGGCTGGTATGAGATTTGGGAAAGGGGTGGGGCAAGTGGCTTTATTGACGCACTTATTGCCTCGAGATGCAATGATTTCGATGTATGGGAATTGAGTAGGAGAGGAGGTAATGAGAAATGGTGTTTTTCAGCATACTTGGGAATTGGTTTGGATGCTAAGGGAGTAAAATACTATGAGGCACTTCTCAGTTTTTGGGGGAGGATGGTGAAATTCCCTTTTATGAAAAGGCTTTATTACATATTAGCAGGAATAAGGCTTTTGATTTCTGAAGGTAGTCCCTTTAAAAGGGATGCTGGTAATATTAAGGGCGCGGTAACAATAAAGGAAGACGATGTATGTTTTGAATGTCCTTCAAAAGGGGTCTTGTTATTTTCTAACATAGGAAACTATATGGGAGGAGTATGGTTATCCGATAGCACTAGGTTTGATGATGGCCTTCTAGACATATTCTTGTGGCCTACCCCAAAGGATTTTTTGAAATTTGCCATTAGAGGTACACCCCCTGCAATTTTTAAAAAAGATATTAAAAAGGTCTTTTTTTCAATACCAAAAGGTCTATACGGGCAGGCAGATGGTGAGTTTTTGGGAGAACTTCCCTCTGGAGATTATTGTATTGGCTTAAGTCGGGTTTTGCCAATTCTGATTCCTCCTAAGGGGGTATTGGCACTTCAACCATCAGAAACGAAATTCTGTCTTGCATCTCCAGCAAACTCGACAATTGCCTGACTAAGGTATTAAGTTTTCAAGAAGACATTACGAAAAGTATATTAGCTAAATTATGCATGCCGAATACGATGAAAACGGTATTTTGCATTTTGTAGGACTGAGTTCATAAGAGCATTTAATTTTTTGGGAGGACATATGCCCGAAAGGCGAAAACATCCCCGCTATCCAATAAAATTAAGGGTCTTTTTTGTGGAGGAAGGAATTTTTGGCGTAACTGAAAATGTTTCCCTGGATGGCCTTTTTGTTAAGGCAGATGCCAATGTATCAGAGGGAGTCGTTAAGGATTTACTAGTGGAAATCCCCGTATTAGGAGTGATCGCCCTCAAGGGCTACATACAACACACACAAAAAGATAGAAAAGGCCTTGGTGTGGAGCTTGTGAAGGTGAGGTTTTCCACAGATCAGGAAATTTATTGCCATCTC
This is a stretch of genomic DNA from Dissulfuribacter thermophilus. It encodes these proteins:
- a CDS encoding PilZ domain-containing protein; this encodes MPERRKHPRYPIKLRVFFVEEGIFGVTENVSLDGLFVKADANVSEGVVKDLLVEIPVLGVIALKGYIQHTQKDRKGLGVELVKVRFSTDQEIYCHLYNKFIECLQELAELHEQYLEFAHQGKVKLCTFPKEAPSELSI
- a CDS encoding diacylglycerol/lipid kinase family protein — encoded protein: MEIVFTINPYSGYGALKGKKKVLEELKSVCSARGISHRFLVDEQLNFFSKDTVLVICGGDGAIFRTINYILKLGSPPPFAIIPMGTGNDIARATGWYEIWERGGASGFIDALIASRCNDFDVWELSRRGGNEKWCFSAYLGIGLDAKGVKYYEALLSFWGRMVKFPFMKRLYYILAGIRLLISEGSPFKRDAGNIKGAVTIKEDDVCFECPSKGVLLFSNIGNYMGGVWLSDSTRFDDGLLDIFLWPTPKDFLKFAIRGTPPAIFKKDIKKVFFSIPKGLYGQADGEFLGELPSGDYCIGLSRVLPILIPPKGVLALQPSETKFCLASPANSTIA